From a region of the Arachis ipaensis cultivar K30076 chromosome B09, Araip1.1, whole genome shotgun sequence genome:
- the LOC107619780 gene encoding zinc finger CCCH domain-containing protein 15 produces MHNKEACSPSSNGGFGANTATGCTQIQSNGGALASFYSALLNDNPSLSANSSSSLYPYSESGTQINSYDSCVIQKHQDMVNRHSMCLNRLVETSKEVESLRQENAHLRAVNKELQKQLNFVIQASLENQFGGGSSCQGQTTPFDVVHGFRGFQIGEGKENCGDWNSNNTNNNSNNNKEQEVSDESPTSVIENNGVEVERFSLPKSISVRSNGYLKMAQSAAAATATNTTTCRTKPTTRPRVSSTPPDAVQKVYVRGGKTEEEPLEMVVYNQGMFKTELCNKWQETGTCPYGDHCQFAHGIGELRPVIRHPRYKTEVCRMVLAGVVCPYGHRCHFRHALTEQEKAISHPKSRTIKLER; encoded by the exons atgcataacAAGGAAGCTTGCTCTCCCTCCTCCAATGGCGGATTTGGCGCCAACACCGCCACAGGCTGTACTCAAATTCAGTCCAATGGCGGTGCATTGGCTTCGTTCTACTCTGCTCTCTTGAACGACAATCCGTCGCTCTCGGCGAATAGCAGCAGCTCGCTTTACCCGTACTCTGAGTCGGGAACTCAGATCAACTCGTACGACTCTTGCGTCATACAGAAGCACCAGGACATGGTGAATCGTCACAGCATGTGCCTCAATCGCCTCGTGGAGACTTCCAAGGAGGTAGAATCTCTGCGACAAGAGAACGCACATCTCCGTGCGGTGAACAAGGAGCTCCAGAAGCAGCTCAACTTCGTCATCCAGGCTTCGCTGGAGAACCAATTCGGTGGCGGCTCCTCCTGCCAGGGTCAAACGACGCCGTTCGACGTGGTGCATGGATTCCGCGGGTTTCAGATTGGGGAAGGAAAAGAGAATTGCGGTGATTGGAATAGTAACAACACCAACAATAATAGCAATAACAATAAGGAGCAGGAAGTTTCGGACGAGAGTCCAACGAGCGTGATTGAGAACAACGGCGTTGAGGTTGAGAGGTTCTCTCTCCCAAAGAGCATATCTGTGAGGTCCAATGGTTACCTGAAGATGGCTCAGTCTGCTGCTGCAGCTACTGCCACCAACACCACTACCTGTCGCACTAAGCCTACTACTCGCCCACGCGTCTCCTCCACTCCACCTGATGCCGTT CAAAAGGTATATGTGCGTGGAGGGAAGACAGAGGAAGAGCCTCTTGAGATGGTGGTTTATAACCAAGGGATGTTCAAGACTGAGCTGTGCAATAAATGGCAGGAAACAGGGACGTGCCCATATGGAGACCACTGCCAATTTGCTCATGGCATAGGGGAGCTTCGCCCAGTGATCCGCCACCCCCGCTACAAAACTGAGGTCTGCAGGATGGTCCTTGCTGGTGTTGTATGTCCATATGGCCATAGATGCCATTTCCGCCACGCACTCACTGAACAAGAGAAAGCTATATCACATCCTAAGTCCAGAACAATCAAGCTCGAAAGATAG